A single region of the Kwoniella botswanensis chromosome 1, complete sequence genome encodes:
- a CDS encoding casein kinase I isoform delta-A, with the protein MAYGAPPPQNRMTSMDLRVGGKYRIGKKIGSGSFGDIYLGVNIVSGEEVAIKLESVKAKHPQLEYESKVYKTLAGGVGVPFVRWYGTECDYNAMVLDLLGPSLEDLFNFCNRKFSLKTVLLLADQLISRVEYIHSRNFIHRDIKPDNFLMGIGKRGNQVNVIDFGLAKKYRDPKTHLHIPYRENKNLTGTARYTSINTHLGVEQSRRDDLESLGYVLMYFLRGQLPWQGLKAATKKQKYDRIMEKKMTTPTEVLCRGFPNEFAIYLNYCRSLRFDDKPDYSYLRKLFRDLFVREGFQYDYVFDWSVQPSKVQQQQQQDEAHLAAQQQAMQQKRRVMPEEQLGVSGENQRQLRSQTRNNAREQGGW; encoded by the exons ATGGCGTACGGTGCACCCCCTCCACAAAACAGGATGACTTCTATGGATCTTAGAGTCGGTGGGAAGTACAGGATCGGAAAGAAGATTGGTAGTGGTTCTTTCG GTGATATCTATCTCGGTGTGAACATCGTTTCCGGAGAGGAAGTCGCCATCAAGCTCGAATCCGTCAAAGCTAAACACCCTCAACTCGAGTATGAATCCAAAGTCTACAAGACTCTTGCTGGTGGTGTCGGTGTTCCATTCGTAAGATGGTACGGTACCGAGTGTGACTACAACGCGATGGTTTTGGACTTACT TGGTCCATCCCTCGAAGACCTGTTCAACTTCTGTAACCGAAAGTTCTCTCTCAAGACCGTCCTTCTACTTGCCGATCAACTCATCTCCCGAGTCGAATACATCCATTCGCGAAACTTCATTCACagagatatcaaacctgaCAACTTCTTGATGGGTATTGGTAAACGAGGTAACCAAGTCAACGtgattgattttggtttAGCTAAGAAATACCGAGACCCCAAAACCCACCTCCACATTCCTTACAGGGAGAACAAGAACTTGACTGGTACTGCCCGATACACCTCTATCAACACTCATTTGGGTGTGGAGCAATctagaagagatgatttggaatcGTTAGGTTACGTTCTTATG TACTTCCTCCGAGGTCAACTTCCTTGGCAAGGTCTCAAGGCCGCTACCAAGAAGCAAAAGTACGACCGAATCatggagaaga AGATGACTACTCCTACCGAAGTACTCTGTCGAGGATTCCCTAATGAATTCGCCATCTACCTCAATTACTGTCGAAGTCTCCGATTTGATGATAAACCAGATTACTCTTACCTCCGAAAATTGTTCCGAGACTTGTTCGTCAGAGAAGGTTTCCAATACGATTACGTGTTCGACTGGTCCGTTCAACCTTCCAAAGtccaacagcaacaacaacaagatgaagctcATTTAGCTGCTCAACAACAAGCGATGCAACAAAAGAGACGAGTCATGCCTGAGGAACAACTTGGTGTAAGTGGAGAGAACCAAAGGCAATTGAGGAGTCAGACTAGAAACAATGCGAGAGAACAAGGTGGTTGGTAA